A window from Brevinematales bacterium encodes these proteins:
- a CDS encoding transcription termination/antitermination protein NusA, which yields MALFGNIKDIVKSMDLPEDIVHKILEKALLAGYKREYGKNYDNMVFRISEDGKRAEILALKSVVDKVNDSVVEISLEDAKKFSSNPKIGDIIEVPISAEKFSRQAIDVIRNTFLSLKAEIERDKVSSIFKTKVGDIFICKISNMRGRNIDVIVDFGSFKIDGIIPGEHTMPEDHKLFKVGDSIKAILIDILIPQDKQDVSFKKPPHSKEAKLLFSRTVPDFVKKLFQTNIPEVSKNIVEVKSVGRIPGERSKVAVYSSFPDIDPVGACIGVGGSRIMSVSKEISGEKIDVVLWNPNVEEFAKNVFGRNSVSSVEERENEILISIYESALNVLGKNSINVRLFSQMVGKEVKVMLAMEDDKQRKPEIFIEEGEINENTYVDYLPFDKEILDKLKAKGIKTIGTLLEEMGNLKSLGFSSREISHIDKIVNEYIEVEVEEE from the coding sequence ATGGCATTATTTGGGAATATAAAAGACATAGTTAAGTCTATGGATCTGCCTGAGGATATAGTGCATAAGATACTAGAGAAAGCACTATTAGCAGGATACAAGAGAGAATACGGCAAAAACTACGATAATATGGTTTTTAGGATAAGTGAAGACGGTAAAAGAGCTGAAATTCTTGCATTAAAGAGCGTTGTTGATAAAGTTAATGACAGTGTTGTCGAGATATCATTGGAGGATGCTAAGAAGTTTTCAAGCAACCCCAAGATAGGTGATATTATTGAAGTACCTATATCTGCAGAAAAATTCAGTAGACAAGCTATAGACGTTATAAGAAATACATTTTTGTCATTAAAGGCTGAGATAGAAAGAGACAAGGTTAGCTCTATTTTTAAGACAAAGGTTGGAGACATATTCATCTGTAAAATAAGCAACATGAGAGGTAGAAACATTGACGTTATAGTTGATTTTGGAAGCTTCAAAATAGATGGTATCATCCCAGGCGAACATACTATGCCAGAAGATCACAAATTATTTAAGGTAGGCGACTCAATAAAAGCTATTCTTATTGATATATTGATTCCCCAAGACAAGCAGGATGTTAGTTTCAAAAAACCACCTCATAGTAAAGAAGCAAAACTTCTCTTTTCTAGGACTGTACCTGATTTCGTAAAAAAGCTATTTCAGACTAATATTCCTGAAGTTAGTAAAAATATAGTTGAAGTTAAATCAGTTGGTAGAATTCCTGGTGAAAGATCAAAAGTTGCCGTTTATTCTTCTTTTCCTGATATCGATCCTGTTGGAGCATGTATAGGTGTTGGCGGTAGTAGAATTATGAGTGTATCAAAGGAAATAAGTGGAGAGAAAATAGATGTTGTTTTATGGAATCCTAATGTTGAGGAGTTTGCGAAAAACGTATTTGGTAGAAATTCTGTTAGTTCTGTTGAAGAGAGAGAAAATGAAATACTCATAAGTATATATGAGAGTGCTCTAAACGTATTGGGTAAAAATTCAATCAATGTTAGACTCTTTTCACAAATGGTTGGTAAGGAAGTTAAAGTTATGCTTGCTATGGAAGACGATAAACAGAGAAAACCCGAAATCTTCATAGAAGAAGGTGAAATAAATGAAAATACTTACGTAGATTATTTACCATTCGATAAGGAGATACTAGACAAATTGAAAGCAAAAGGCATTAAAACAATAGGAACTCTTCTTGAAGAGATGGGTAATCTAAAATCTCTAGGTTTCTCTTCTAGAGAGATATCGCATATAGACAAAATAGTGAATGAATACATTGAAGTTGAGGTGGAGGAGGAGTAA
- the pabB gene encoding aminodeoxychorismate synthase component I, protein MDFKDEIIFVVDKGEYLLLFQNPILEIETNDYSNIIPSVKKLDDLLKRELYICGFICYEAGYSMVNLKFKHSDDKLPLLWFGIFTKPKIIEVPKIISQYSISLKGTTLSKEDYVEKIDNIKNYIKNGYTYQTNFTFKLLFDFEGDAFSFFLDLRKKQTVKYARFVKYRDTYILSLSPELFFKTIDRKIVTKPMKGTSRRGRFFEEDTLIAKKLSESQKDLAENLMIVDLLRNDIGTISEFGSVMVKDMFKIEKYETVFQMISTVEGILREDVKFSDILISLFPGGSITGAPKRKTMEIIRDNETTPRGIYTGTIGYITPSGFSEFNIAIRTPVIKGNKGEIGVGSGITWYSDPEDEYEECILKSKFLFSKPFPEFNLIETMLLKRQKIYLLEYHLRRLRKSANFFSFKYYEDIIRLLLDEVTKKDGTFKIRLLLSKEGNASIQVEKFSQKLKVGKIKLANDVVNSNDVFLFHKTTNRKLYDYYNSKAREEGLVDYIFTNQYGHITEGTVNNIILLSDGKLVTPSRSSGLLRGTMLEYLSRKYNIIEAEIGLDDLKNAQRIYLCNSVSGIKQVRFIV, encoded by the coding sequence ATGGACTTCAAAGACGAAATTATTTTCGTTGTTGACAAAGGTGAGTACCTACTTTTATTTCAAAACCCTATATTGGAAATTGAGACAAACGATTACAGTAACATCATACCCTCTGTTAAGAAACTCGATGATCTATTAAAACGAGAATTATATATTTGTGGTTTTATATGCTATGAAGCCGGATACAGCATGGTTAATCTGAAGTTCAAACATTCAGATGATAAACTACCTCTTCTTTGGTTTGGTATCTTTACTAAACCTAAAATAATTGAAGTTCCCAAAATCATCAGTCAATATTCGATTTCACTCAAAGGTACTACACTGTCAAAAGAGGATTACGTAGAAAAGATAGATAATATAAAAAATTACATAAAAAATGGCTATACTTATCAGACAAACTTTACATTCAAACTTCTCTTTGATTTCGAAGGAGACGCTTTTTCATTTTTCCTTGACTTAAGGAAAAAGCAGACAGTGAAGTATGCTAGATTTGTTAAGTATAGAGATACATATATATTATCCTTATCACCTGAATTGTTTTTTAAAACCATAGATAGAAAGATAGTCACAAAGCCAATGAAAGGGACTTCAAGAAGAGGGCGATTTTTCGAAGAGGATACTCTTATAGCGAAAAAGCTATCGGAGAGTCAAAAAGACCTAGCAGAAAACCTTATGATAGTTGATCTTTTGAGAAATGATATAGGTACAATTTCAGAATTTGGTAGTGTTATGGTTAAAGATATGTTCAAGATCGAAAAATATGAAACAGTGTTTCAAATGATCTCAACAGTTGAAGGAATACTCAGAGAAGATGTCAAGTTCTCAGACATATTAATTTCTCTATTTCCGGGTGGATCAATAACCGGTGCACCTAAAAGGAAAACAATGGAAATAATAAGAGACAATGAGACTACTCCAAGAGGAATATACACAGGAACTATAGGATACATAACACCTAGTGGTTTCTCTGAGTTTAACATAGCAATACGAACTCCTGTTATAAAAGGTAATAAAGGTGAAATAGGAGTGGGTAGCGGAATAACTTGGTACTCTGATCCGGAGGATGAATATGAAGAATGCATACTCAAATCAAAATTTCTATTCTCAAAACCGTTTCCAGAATTTAATTTGATCGAGACTATGCTACTAAAAAGACAGAAAATATACTTGTTAGAATATCATCTAAGAAGATTAAGAAAATCAGCAAACTTTTTTTCATTCAAATATTATGAAGATATTATAAGGTTACTGTTAGATGAAGTTACTAAGAAAGACGGGACATTTAAAATTAGACTTTTACTCAGCAAAGAAGGTAATGCATCTATTCAAGTCGAAAAATTTAGTCAAAAACTAAAAGTTGGCAAAATAAAACTAGCAAATGACGTAGTAAATAGTAATGATGTGTTCCTATTTCACAAAACAACAAATAGAAAATTGTACGACTATTATAATTCCAAAGCCAGAGAAGAAGGTCTTGTTGACTATATATTTACTAATCAGTATGGACACATTACTGAAGGAACGGTAAATAACATAATTTTGCTGTCAGACGGTAAATTAGTAACTCCTAGTAGAAGTTCTGGACTGTTAAGAGGAACAATGTTGGAATATCTTTCAAGAAAGTATAATATAATTGAAGCCGAAATTGGCCTCGATGATCTGAAAAATGCTCAAAGAATATATCTCTGTAACTCGGTAAGTGGGATAAAACAAGTAAGATTCATTGTTTGA
- the infB gene encoding translation initiation factor IF-2 — MEEKRKVKIKIKKKITTPSQSSDVNQNLEEKKDITPTETKQTLENKSVQENVGKSSEIQHPGKQFRESRYNRDSVKGYQREFRERRAFYNREQDNRRESKDQRDQRRNGLQFRDKNQGRPNYKQGQQSTGKFAIKDKFAKKQTTVRPQTQQIPQVSKKQTVKYLKKEVEEFEIPEESFEAKLDAEFSKHRKQKVYAVPEEIEIYDVITVGDLAKKMNVKASDLIEVLEKLGLSVTINDKIDSDTATIVAEEFGTKVIVKSVFDEINVQEEPDNPQNIKERPPIVTVMGHVDHGKTTLLDTIRNTRVAMSESGGITQHIGASVVEINGKKITFIDTPGHEAFTYMRAKGAKVTDIVILVVAADDGVKEQTIEALNHAKDAKVPIVVAINKIDSPGANPDRVKNQLSELGLIPDDWGGDTIYVEVSALKKINIDKLLEAVSLQAELMELKADYKKRGVGFVIESKVDQGRGIVFTLIVKNGVVKVGDNFVVGTTYGKVRAIFDDKGNKIKELLPGLPGEIVGAEELPNAGEKFNVVESEDQAKEISEKRKYYSKIENIKSLKSGRDIFSEVKEIKYIVKGDVFGSVEAIKYSLEKLSNEEISIKVIHFGVGQVNESDVMLASAGGASIIAFKTKVLPKASEIAEREKVKIKKYNIIYEIVDDVKKEMKGLKEPVLVEKVLGSAEVRKVFKISGVGSVAGCYVKNGVIQRKSKVRIYRDNILVYDGEISSLKHLKDDVSEVKEGLECGIAFKNFNDIKEGDVIECYKMVEEE; from the coding sequence ATGGAAGAAAAAAGAAAGGTTAAAATAAAGATAAAGAAGAAAATAACAACCCCATCTCAAAGCAGTGACGTTAATCAGAATTTAGAAGAGAAGAAAGATATCACTCCAACTGAGACTAAACAAACGTTAGAAAATAAAAGTGTTCAAGAGAATGTTGGTAAATCATCAGAAATTCAGCATCCCGGTAAACAATTTAGGGAGAGCAGGTACAACAGAGATTCTGTAAAGGGTTACCAAAGAGAATTTAGGGAGAGAAGGGCATTCTACAATAGAGAACAAGATAATAGAAGAGAATCAAAAGACCAAAGAGATCAAAGAAGAAATGGATTACAATTTAGAGATAAGAACCAAGGACGTCCAAATTACAAACAAGGGCAACAGAGTACCGGTAAGTTTGCTATAAAAGACAAATTTGCCAAAAAACAAACCACTGTTAGACCTCAAACTCAACAGATTCCACAAGTTTCCAAGAAGCAAACTGTCAAGTATTTAAAGAAAGAAGTAGAAGAATTTGAAATACCAGAAGAATCCTTTGAAGCCAAATTAGATGCGGAGTTTTCGAAACATCGAAAGCAGAAAGTTTACGCTGTACCTGAGGAAATAGAGATATATGATGTAATAACAGTTGGAGATTTAGCTAAAAAAATGAACGTTAAAGCTTCTGATCTTATAGAAGTTTTAGAGAAGCTTGGTTTGTCAGTTACTATAAATGACAAAATTGACTCTGACACTGCTACAATTGTCGCAGAAGAATTTGGAACAAAAGTTATTGTAAAGTCTGTTTTTGATGAGATAAATGTACAAGAAGAACCAGACAATCCCCAAAACATAAAAGAGAGGCCACCCATAGTTACTGTTATGGGCCACGTTGATCACGGAAAGACAACTCTTCTTGACACAATAAGAAACACTAGAGTTGCTATGTCAGAAAGCGGTGGTATAACACAACATATAGGAGCATCTGTTGTTGAAATAAATGGTAAAAAGATAACATTTATAGATACTCCAGGACACGAAGCTTTTACATATATGAGAGCTAAAGGTGCCAAGGTAACAGATATCGTTATCTTAGTTGTAGCTGCAGATGATGGAGTTAAGGAGCAGACAATAGAAGCACTAAATCATGCAAAGGATGCAAAAGTTCCAATCGTTGTTGCTATAAATAAAATAGATTCTCCAGGTGCAAATCCAGATAGAGTAAAAAATCAACTAAGTGAGTTAGGACTCATACCAGATGACTGGGGTGGTGACACTATTTATGTCGAAGTATCGGCTTTGAAGAAAATTAATATAGACAAATTGCTTGAAGCTGTATCTCTACAAGCTGAATTGATGGAACTCAAAGCAGACTATAAAAAAAGAGGAGTAGGATTTGTAATAGAAAGTAAAGTTGACCAGGGTAGAGGTATAGTATTTACATTAATAGTTAAAAACGGTGTTGTGAAAGTTGGTGATAATTTTGTTGTAGGAACCACTTATGGAAAGGTAAGAGCAATATTTGACGATAAAGGGAATAAAATAAAAGAACTCTTACCAGGACTACCTGGAGAAATAGTTGGAGCTGAGGAATTACCTAACGCTGGTGAGAAGTTTAATGTCGTTGAATCAGAAGATCAAGCAAAAGAAATATCAGAAAAAAGAAAATATTACTCAAAGATAGAGAACATAAAAAGCCTAAAGTCAGGCAGAGATATATTCTCAGAGGTTAAGGAGATTAAATACATAGTTAAGGGTGATGTTTTTGGAAGTGTTGAAGCTATAAAATACTCTCTTGAAAAGTTATCAAATGAAGAGATTAGTATAAAAGTCATACACTTTGGAGTTGGACAAGTAAATGAAAGCGATGTTATGCTTGCTTCTGCAGGAGGAGCATCAATAATAGCATTCAAAACTAAAGTCCTGCCAAAGGCAAGCGAAATAGCTGAAAGAGAAAAAGTAAAGATAAAAAAGTACAACATAATATACGAGATAGTTGATGATGTCAAGAAAGAAATGAAAGGTTTGAAAGAACCTGTGCTAGTTGAAAAAGTTTTGGGTAGTGCTGAGGTTAGAAAGGTATTCAAAATAAGTGGTGTTGGTTCTGTAGCAGGTTGTTATGTCAAAAATGGTGTAATACAAAGAAAATCAAAAGTTAGAATTTACAGAGATAACATACTCGTATATGACGGAGAAATATCATCACTGAAACACTTAAAAGATGATGTAAGCGAAGTTAAAGAAGGACTTGAATGCGGTATTGCGTTCAAAAACTTCAATGATATAAAAGAAGGTGATGTAATAGAATGTTATAAAATGGTGGAAGAAGAATAA
- a CDS encoding O-acetylhomoserine aminocarboxypropyltransferase/cysteine synthase, with the protein MKENARLETILLHGGQEPDPTTGSRAVPIYQTTSYVFKDMDHAVRLFALEEPGNIYTRIMNPTTDVFERRMALLEGGVGALALSSGQAAITYAILTIAKPGDEIISSRSLYGGTHNLFNFTLKRLGIKTHFVDSSDPRNFEDKINDKTKAIFLESIGNPRLDVPDIEEISKIAHKHGIPVIVDNTVPTGFLLRPFEYGADIVVYSATKFIGGHGTSIGGVIVDSGKFNWNNGRFPEFTDPDPSYHGLVYSDLGPAAFIVKARVQLLRDIGACISPFNSFLFLQGLETLHLRMERHSQNALTVAKYLEKHNKVSWVSYPLLESHPSYKNAKKYLPKGASALVTIGISGGTERIKTFVNSLRLFSHLANIGDAKSLVIYPYLTTHQQLSEKEKEETGATSDLVRFSIGIENVEDIIEDIDQALAKI; encoded by the coding sequence ATGAAGGAAAACGCCAGATTAGAGACAATACTATTGCACGGTGGGCAAGAGCCAGATCCAACAACTGGTTCTAGAGCAGTACCTATCTACCAAACAACTTCTTATGTTTTCAAAGACATGGATCATGCTGTTAGGTTATTTGCGTTGGAAGAACCTGGAAACATATACACTAGAATAATGAACCCCACAACTGATGTATTTGAAAGGCGTATGGCACTGCTTGAAGGTGGAGTTGGAGCTTTAGCTCTTTCCTCAGGTCAGGCTGCAATAACTTATGCTATTTTAACAATAGCAAAACCTGGAGATGAAATAATAAGTTCTAGAAGTTTGTATGGAGGAACACATAATTTATTTAACTTTACGTTAAAAAGGCTTGGTATAAAGACTCACTTTGTTGACTCATCCGATCCAAGAAATTTCGAAGACAAAATAAACGATAAAACTAAGGCTATATTCCTTGAGTCCATAGGTAACCCTCGATTAGATGTGCCAGACATTGAAGAAATATCTAAAATTGCTCATAAACATGGTATTCCAGTTATAGTTGACAATACTGTTCCAACAGGATTTCTTTTAAGACCTTTTGAGTATGGAGCAGATATTGTTGTATACTCAGCAACTAAATTCATAGGAGGACATGGTACATCAATAGGTGGAGTTATAGTAGATTCTGGTAAATTTAACTGGAATAATGGTAGATTCCCTGAATTTACAGATCCTGATCCTAGTTACCATGGTCTGGTTTATTCTGATTTAGGTCCAGCAGCTTTTATAGTCAAAGCTAGAGTTCAGTTACTTAGAGACATAGGGGCTTGTATTAGTCCTTTCAACTCATTCCTCTTCTTACAAGGTCTTGAAACACTTCATTTAAGAATGGAAAGACATTCTCAGAATGCTCTTACTGTTGCAAAATATCTAGAAAAACACAATAAAGTAAGCTGGGTAAGTTATCCATTACTTGAATCACATCCGTCATATAAAAATGCGAAAAAATATCTGCCAAAAGGTGCAAGTGCTCTCGTAACTATAGGTATATCAGGAGGTACTGAAAGGATAAAAACGTTTGTAAACTCACTTAGGTTGTTTTCTCATCTTGCAAACATAGGAGATGCGAAATCCTTAGTAATATATCCATATCTGACAACTCATCAGCAATTATCAGAAAAGGAGAAAGAAGAAACAGGAGCAACATCGGATTTGGTTAGATTTTCAATTGGTATTGAAAATGTTGAAGATATAATAGAGGATATAGATCAAGCATTAGCAAAGATATAA
- a CDS encoding P-II family nitrogen regulator — protein sequence MKYIIAIIRPEKLDEVKEALRMIDVSRMTVTEVQGYGRQRGYLDEAMGIDKGIRFVRKVKLEIAVNDEFVEPTVNTLLKVARSEGDGRIGDGKIFILPLEDVIRIRTGERGREAI from the coding sequence ATGAAATACATAATAGCAATAATAAGACCAGAGAAGCTAGACGAAGTCAAAGAAGCACTAAGAATGATTGATGTTTCAAGAATGACTGTCACTGAAGTTCAAGGGTATGGACGCCAAAGAGGTTACCTTGATGAGGCTATGGGAATTGACAAAGGTATAAGATTTGTAAGAAAAGTCAAACTTGAAATAGCAGTTAATGACGAATTTGTCGAGCCAACAGTAAACACTTTACTAAAAGTCGCTAGAAGTGAAGGAGATGGAAGAATAGGTGATGGAAAAATATTTATTCTACCACTAGAAGATGTAATAAGAATAAGAACTGGAGAAAGAGGAAGGGAAGCTATATGA
- a CDS encoding RsmE family RNA methyltransferase codes for MKIVFSSDNNIISGDKVIISDPKDYKHLKKVQRIKVSEEILFYDVEREIQFRCKVVDFSKDSIILRVLTGETMKRSKPEIIIIQALVQKGTFEDEINRLSELGVDILQPVISRHSQNFTFDDKYLSRLRRISYEGAKAVGNPFPLTILKPFSITRGYNDLEKFVRNFTSTDGVKTKLLLLTNRKIQDTSFDFIDIIPTMKDTDRIVFCVGSEGGFTEEEEDKIFSLGFVPVNLGSKILLRSDTVCIGLSFVFRLFKSSYQ; via the coding sequence ATGAAAATAGTATTTTCAAGTGATAATAACATAATATCAGGTGATAAGGTCATAATATCTGATCCAAAAGATTATAAACATCTAAAAAAGGTTCAAAGAATCAAAGTTAGTGAGGAGATACTATTTTATGACGTTGAAAGAGAAATACAGTTTAGATGTAAGGTAGTTGATTTCAGTAAAGATTCTATAATTTTAAGAGTTTTAACTGGTGAAACAATGAAAAGAAGTAAACCGGAAATAATCATAATACAGGCTTTGGTTCAGAAAGGAACATTCGAAGATGAAATCAACAGACTATCGGAACTTGGAGTAGATATACTACAGCCTGTAATATCAAGGCATTCACAGAATTTTACATTTGATGACAAATATCTTAGTAGATTGAGAAGAATATCTTATGAAGGGGCAAAAGCTGTAGGTAATCCATTTCCTTTAACTATTTTGAAACCTTTCAGTATAACCAGAGGATATAATGATCTTGAAAAATTTGTAAGAAACTTTACTTCAACCGATGGTGTCAAAACCAAACTACTACTATTGACAAATAGAAAAATACAGGATACTTCTTTTGATTTTATTGATATTATTCCAACCATGAAAGATACTGATAGAATAGTATTTTGCGTAGGGAGTGAAGGAGGATTTACAGAAGAGGAAGAGGATAAAATATTTTCTCTAGGTTTCGTACCAGTAAATCTGGGTAGCAAAATACTACTTAGGTCTGATACTGTTTGTATCGGACTTTCTTTTGTATTCAGACTTTTTAAATCATCTTATCAATAA
- a CDS encoding fused MFS/spermidine synthase: MGKLKFVSVKRYYIFLLVFTSGFSSLLYQISLNRLFNLTFGLFIHSTVVILVTYMVGLAIGYFVSRYIKPKNNLSFYGYLELIIGLYTLMVFIAFGFIDNLYTNLGNYILVKIVLSTVILLVPTTAMGITLPILVEYFRKNYDNDEIEKIYGINALGGSIGAFLTSILFINLLGLSATFLIGLALNVFVFWAALYLSEEKLASFKIQKTNLKFANIGMGMSLIVFLFGFSGMALEIIWYRLLVYFVANNTFSFSIILSVVILGIALGSLLHKPLVGVLRNDFYLLVTISFFTSFYLFLAIHILNNSYSVMGTIFNVVGNIIFTLFGDNKFSETITLTITRYFLVSITAGVVALSSGIVVPSVFSIVRKVTEKESDSQSISGTILSINTLGSIVGVILITYFIIPIFGFSNSIVLISFLYLISGFVVIAKMGFNKVLGTIGVIIASIVIFLPREITFTKYYNGFFDIKGDLKFYKEGMYGTIGIFDVNGVRFLKINGIDEVPNDFDSIVTFKMLGNLPFLISGSNSNIMVNALGGGITLSSVLSHVSTQKVYVVDICPDVISALPFYKGYNDNVFLKTNWVFVEDDGRNFLKSHRETFDIIIADATHPASSESWILFTKEFYNLIYSKLKTDGVFAQWIPVHNLETYDFVSILKTIQSVFPNALLFITGVYTIVVGKKSTSEIEFKNSHQEDLSVIGMSFDDVKSLLFLTPEQFRKLVSTEKGEILHDYKSSVEFAEFHRRFAEDTKSKNFEVILKYSISEELSEFTGISIDKHKSMILAKQGLINYMRKLHYDALLKLEEALKLDERNFYARYLFLKVFREFVDIVYKYEKQIRATYGDETYKSLVRYIETRMKFIDKLK; this comes from the coding sequence ATGGGAAAATTAAAATTTGTGTCGGTGAAAAGGTATTATATTTTTTTACTTGTTTTTACTTCAGGTTTTAGTTCTCTTCTTTATCAAATTTCGCTAAATAGACTTTTTAACCTAACATTTGGACTTTTCATACATTCGACGGTAGTTATTCTTGTAACTTACATGGTAGGTTTGGCAATAGGGTATTTTGTGTCTCGATATATAAAGCCTAAAAATAATCTTTCTTTCTACGGTTATCTTGAGTTAATTATAGGGCTATATACATTAATGGTCTTTATTGCTTTTGGGTTTATTGATAATCTGTATACAAACTTAGGTAATTACATTTTAGTCAAAATTGTATTGTCAACAGTTATTCTACTTGTGCCTACTACTGCTATGGGGATAACTTTACCTATTCTTGTCGAGTATTTTAGAAAAAATTATGATAACGATGAAATAGAAAAAATATACGGTATAAATGCACTTGGTGGTAGCATAGGAGCGTTTCTGACATCAATACTTTTTATAAATCTTTTAGGGCTTAGTGCTACGTTTTTAATTGGTTTGGCACTTAACGTGTTTGTATTTTGGGCTGCTTTGTACTTATCTGAGGAGAAACTTGCTTCATTCAAGATCCAGAAAACGAACCTTAAATTTGCAAACATAGGAATGGGAATGAGTTTGATTGTATTTTTATTTGGATTTTCTGGAATGGCTCTCGAAATAATATGGTATAGATTGCTTGTATATTTCGTAGCAAATAATACTTTTTCTTTTTCGATTATTCTTTCTGTTGTTATCCTTGGAATAGCATTAGGATCACTATTACATAAACCTTTAGTTGGAGTACTGAGAAATGATTTTTATCTGCTTGTTACTATTTCTTTCTTTACATCTTTTTATCTTTTTCTAGCTATCCATATTCTAAATAACTCGTACTCTGTGATGGGTACTATTTTTAATGTGGTTGGTAATATAATTTTCACTCTATTTGGTGATAATAAGTTTTCAGAAACAATTACTTTAACGATAACTAGATATTTTCTAGTTTCTATAACTGCTGGTGTTGTTGCTTTATCATCAGGAATAGTTGTACCTTCTGTTTTTAGTATTGTTAGGAAAGTTACTGAAAAAGAAAGTGATTCTCAAAGTATTTCTGGGACTATACTCTCTATAAATACTCTTGGTAGTATAGTTGGAGTAATATTAATTACCTACTTCATTATACCTATCTTTGGGTTTAGCAATAGTATTGTTTTGATTTCGTTTCTCTATCTTATTTCTGGTTTTGTTGTTATAGCTAAAATGGGGTTTAATAAAGTACTAGGCACAATAGGTGTAATAATAGCTTCAATAGTTATATTTTTACCAAGAGAAATAACATTTACCAAATACTATAATGGTTTTTTTGATATAAAAGGGGATCTTAAGTTCTACAAAGAGGGTATGTATGGTACCATAGGGATATTTGATGTAAATGGAGTCAGGTTCTTGAAGATAAATGGTATTGACGAAGTGCCAAATGATTTTGATTCTATTGTTACTTTTAAGATGTTAGGTAATTTGCCGTTTTTGATTTCTGGTAGTAATTCAAACATTATGGTTAATGCTCTTGGAGGTGGAATAACACTAAGTAGTGTTTTAAGCCATGTTTCGACTCAGAAGGTTTATGTTGTTGATATATGTCCTGATGTAATTTCTGCTCTACCGTTTTATAAAGGTTATAATGACAATGTATTTTTAAAAACGAATTGGGTTTTTGTTGAGGATGATGGTAGAAATTTTCTAAAGTCCCATAGGGAAACTTTTGATATTATAATAGCGGATGCTACACATCCAGCGTCATCTGAAAGTTGGATTTTATTTACAAAAGAGTTCTACAATCTTATTTATTCTAAACTAAAAACAGATGGAGTGTTTGCTCAGTGGATTCCTGTGCATAATCTTGAAACATATGATTTTGTATCTATACTTAAAACTATTCAAAGTGTTTTCCCTAATGCTTTGCTCTTTATAACTGGTGTTTATACTATTGTTGTTGGGAAAAAATCTACTAGCGAAATTGAATTTAAAAATTCACACCAAGAGGATTTATCAGTGATAGGTATGAGTTTTGATGATGTAAAATCTTTGCTTTTTTTAACGCCAGAGCAGTTTAGAAAATTAGTTAGTACCGAGAAAGGAGAAATATTGCATGATTACAAGTCGTCTGTTGAATTTGCAGAATTTCACAGAAGATTTGCTGAGGATACTAAGTCTAAAAACTTTGAAGTTATACTCAAGTATTCTATATCTGAAGAACTCTCTGAGTTTACGGGAATTAGTATTGATAAACACAAAAGTATGATATTAGCTAAGCAAGGTTTGATTAATTATATGAGGAAGTTACATTATGATGCTTTGCTAAAACTTGAAGAGGCACTTAAGCTTGATGAAAGAAACTTTTACGCAAGGTATCTTTTCTTAAAAGTATTTCGAGAATTTGTTGATATTGTCTACAAATATGAAAAACAAATAAGGGCTACATATGGTGATGAGACTTATAAATCGCTAGTAAGGTATATAGAAACCAGAATGAAATTCATCGATAAACTAAAATGA